A single genomic interval of Salinarchaeum sp. IM2453 harbors:
- a CDS encoding RNA-guided endonuclease TnpB family protein — protein MKHTLRFRAYLPDDVASEAWRHIDILRQIRNHAVRDYYNADYNDRPSDYDQHSKLKNWTDQWPTFAEPSQHAAQQAISQIHSDLKTLQERRNEGYDVGRLRWQGAGEFRSVSYNQPRRWNVDHNTGDDRFVRLRLEKIGWFTIRADRDVPPADEIDEIILKKETTGGWYVSLVTTVGDTPKKPAVSEIDPEDCVGVDLGITSYIHTSENLSVDTLDLSDEYDRYAREQRKLDRKEHGSGNWEKQRRKVAQAKRAIKRKMRDYQHKLTTWLVTEYDVVAVEDLDVKSMLETSQNAKNKQDAAWARFIELLEYKAELHGTHVETVEPRGTTKECSVCGVETAKPIWVREHSCPACGHTEDRDLNAAKNILFRGLKQLGAGRSESTPVQTALPTLTPQREAVGAKRVVEAGTSFREAGSSGA, from the coding sequence ATGAAACACACGCTTCGCTTCCGTGCGTATCTGCCCGATGACGTAGCAAGCGAAGCGTGGCGGCACATCGACATTCTCCGGCAGATTCGCAACCACGCTGTCCGAGACTACTACAACGCAGACTACAACGACAGGCCATCTGACTACGACCAACACAGCAAACTCAAAAACTGGACAGACCAATGGCCCACCTTTGCAGAACCCTCTCAACACGCCGCGCAACAAGCCATTAGTCAGATTCACAGTGACCTAAAGACGCTGCAAGAACGCCGAAACGAAGGCTACGATGTTGGGCGGTTGCGCTGGCAAGGTGCAGGCGAATTTCGGTCGGTGTCGTACAATCAACCCCGTCGCTGGAACGTGGATCACAACACGGGCGACGACCGGTTCGTGCGACTCAGACTCGAAAAAATTGGCTGGTTCACCATCCGAGCAGACCGCGACGTACCACCAGCGGACGAGATTGATGAGATAATCCTGAAAAAAGAAACGACTGGTGGATGGTACGTCTCACTCGTGACGACGGTGGGTGACACACCCAAGAAACCGGCGGTGAGTGAGATTGACCCCGAAGACTGCGTGGGCGTTGACCTTGGCATTACCAGCTACATCCACACGTCCGAGAACTTGTCCGTGGATACGCTCGACCTGTCCGATGAGTACGACCGTTACGCACGCGAGCAGCGGAAACTCGATCGGAAAGAACACGGTTCGGGCAACTGGGAGAAACAACGCCGGAAAGTCGCCCAAGCGAAACGAGCAATCAAGCGGAAAATGCGCGACTACCAGCACAAACTGACGACGTGGCTTGTCACAGAGTACGATGTCGTCGCAGTCGAAGACTTGGATGTGAAGTCAATGCTGGAAACCAGCCAGAACGCCAAAAACAAGCAAGATGCCGCGTGGGCACGGTTTATCGAACTGCTGGAGTACAAAGCCGAGCTCCACGGCACGCACGTTGAGACGGTCGAACCTCGCGGGACGACCAAAGAGTGTTCGGTCTGTGGGGTCGAGACAGCTAAGCCAATCTGGGTACGCGAGCATTCGTGTCCAGCGTGCGGCCATACCGAAGACCGCGATCTGAACGCGGCGAAGAATATTCTCTTTCGTGGTTTGAAGCAGTTAGGGGCGGGACGCTCCGAATCAACGCCTGTGCAGACTGCGCTCCCTACGCTCACCCCTCAACGAGAGGCGGTGGGTGCAAAGCGCGTCGTTGAAGCAGGAACTTCCTTCCGCGAGGCCGGAAGCTCCGGGGCTTGA
- a CDS encoding alkaline phosphatase — protein sequence MSESNTNDIDHGGTDNTDRRTFMGALGAMGSGAAIDIGLGDRFGGSNQGLGVSDPKNLILFIPDGGGQTQDTAARYYRAYEKNPEAFPLNINTGMIEDVEMGIDQADIKGSMSTYPDDPDGQLITDSAAAGTAMSTGYKTYSGAVSVDHAGRPIETILEKANDAGYATGLVTTTQMTHATPATFGAHVESRGMQEEIARQYIQEQDIDVLLGGDRSHFSPEDRSDGQDLIAQAEWQGYEYVTTKDGLESVSGGKVLGLFSESGHLDYYIDRLHNPDNTQPGLELMTEVAISILQEQSDRGFFLMVEGGRVDHYGHANDPAMIPEQVEHDYAVEVGMDYADETDNTLVVNVADHETGGLSLSRDSYYMDWDPIVNQEVSQWRIAEELEDAISIGEVRDTIEEYTGIDDLSDDEAAELINDPNAIRGRDSVINERAGLAWGTDAHSAQDVPIYAKGPSAEYFKTGIDNTELMNGFTSHLDI from the coding sequence ATGTCAGAAAGCAACACAAATGACATCGATCACGGTGGCACAGATAATACAGACCGGCGGACATTTATGGGAGCCTTGGGGGCGATGGGAAGTGGAGCGGCTATTGACATTGGTCTTGGTGACCGATTTGGTGGTTCTAACCAGGGACTTGGTGTCTCAGATCCGAAGAACTTGATTCTCTTTATTCCTGATGGAGGCGGGCAAACACAGGATACAGCGGCACGCTACTACCGAGCGTATGAAAAGAATCCTGAGGCGTTTCCATTGAATATTAACACCGGAATGATTGAAGACGTGGAAATGGGTATTGACCAGGCTGATATTAAAGGTTCAATGTCAACGTATCCTGATGATCCAGATGGTCAGTTGATTACGGATTCAGCGGCAGCCGGAACTGCAATGTCGACAGGATATAAAACATATTCTGGAGCAGTCTCAGTTGACCATGCTGGGCGCCCGATAGAAACAATCTTAGAGAAAGCAAACGATGCCGGATACGCAACTGGATTAGTTACGACGACACAGATGACACATGCGACTCCAGCAACATTCGGAGCTCACGTAGAGAGCCGTGGTATGCAGGAAGAAATTGCACGACAATATATCCAGGAACAAGATATCGATGTACTCCTTGGAGGAGATCGGTCACACTTTAGCCCAGAAGATCGTAGCGACGGCCAAGATTTGATCGCGCAAGCAGAGTGGCAGGGTTATGAATATGTAACAACAAAAGATGGCCTTGAGTCAGTCTCTGGGGGGAAGGTGCTGGGACTGTTCAGTGAAAGCGGACATCTTGACTACTACATTGACCGGTTACATAATCCAGACAATACACAGCCTGGATTGGAACTAATGACGGAAGTTGCTATCTCAATACTGCAGGAGCAATCAGACAGAGGGTTCTTTTTAATGGTTGAGGGTGGTCGTGTTGATCACTACGGACACGCCAACGATCCAGCAATGATCCCTGAGCAGGTTGAGCATGACTACGCGGTCGAAGTTGGCATGGATTATGCAGATGAAACTGATAACACTCTTGTCGTTAACGTCGCAGACCACGAAACAGGCGGATTGTCTCTCAGCCGTGATTCGTACTATATGGATTGGGATCCGATTGTAAATCAAGAGGTCTCACAATGGCGAATTGCAGAAGAATTAGAAGACGCAATTAGTATTGGCGAGGTCCGTGATACGATTGAAGAATACACTGGGATTGATGACCTTTCTGATGATGAAGCTGCAGAACTGATCAATGACCCAAACGCAATTCGTGGCCGAGATAGTGTTATTAATGAGCGGGCAGGCCTTGCATGGGGAACAGACGCACACAGTGCTCAGGATGTTCCGATATATGCCAAGGGCCCCTCCGCGGAATACTTTAAAACAGGGATTGACAACACCGAGCTTATGAATGGATTTACTTCCCACCTTGATATTTGA
- a CDS encoding peroxiredoxin → MKHEPVSQQPQLGESFPDLTVQTSHGELSLPDEYENEWFVLFSHPGDFTPVCTTEFVAFQQRYDEFSDLGVNLIGLSVDRVHSHIKWIEWIEEELDEQIEFPIIADDTASVARRLGMIHPKMGTSTVRTVYVVDPNGDIRLQLQYPMEVGRNIDEILRSIRALQTTDEENVAAPANWPNNDNFGDRVLLAPPSDMNTAKQRKSDAESDEYEYRDWWFCLKDRE, encoded by the coding sequence ATGAAACACGAACCTGTTTCGCAACAACCACAACTAGGAGAGTCATTTCCTGATCTTACCGTTCAGACATCGCACGGAGAACTTTCACTTCCTGACGAATACGAAAATGAGTGGTTTGTACTGTTCAGTCACCCAGGTGACTTTACACCGGTCTGCACAACTGAGTTTGTAGCATTTCAACAACGATACGATGAATTTTCCGATTTAGGCGTTAATCTTATTGGACTGTCTGTTGATCGAGTGCACTCACACATCAAATGGATTGAATGGATTGAAGAAGAGCTTGACGAACAAATTGAGTTTCCGATTATTGCTGACGATACAGCTTCAGTTGCTAGAAGGCTCGGGATGATTCACCCCAAGATGGGAACAAGTACGGTTCGAACAGTATACGTTGTTGATCCTAATGGGGACATTCGTTTGCAACTTCAGTATCCAATGGAAGTTGGACGAAATATTGATGAAATCCTTCGGTCTATCCGTGCACTGCAGACTACGGATGAAGAGAACGTGGCTGCTCCAGCGAATTGGCCGAACAATGACAACTTTGGAGATCGTGTTTTACTTGCTCCACCATCTGATATGAATACCGCTAAACAACGGAAATCAGACGCCGAATCAGATGAATATGAATACCGCGACTGGTGGTTCTGTCTGAAGGATAGAGAGTAA
- the msrA gene encoding peptide-methionine (S)-S-oxide reductase MsrA, whose amino-acid sequence MNLTPALIKEYDRKVPADLDTATFGLGCFWGPDAAFGSLNGVVRTRVGYAGGTKDNPSYQLIGNHTEVVQIEYDHSRISFTELLDYAFDQHNPSYQPSKRQYQNVIFTITPQQREDLDTYLEEKLCNQSDIKTRIEQIDKFYMAEDYHQKYNIQGKRWIMEAFYNAGYNDNDIRDSPTAAMLNAHVAGHSVDVPFIN is encoded by the coding sequence ATGAATTTGACACCAGCACTCATCAAAGAGTATGATAGGAAAGTTCCTGCAGATCTCGATACAGCAACATTTGGATTGGGATGCTTTTGGGGACCAGATGCAGCATTTGGATCTCTCAATGGCGTTGTGCGAACACGTGTTGGATACGCAGGTGGAACAAAAGACAATCCTTCATATCAGCTCATAGGTAATCATACAGAAGTAGTTCAAATTGAGTATGATCACAGCCGAATTTCGTTTACTGAGCTATTGGATTATGCATTTGACCAACACAATCCGTCTTATCAGCCCTCAAAGCGCCAGTACCAAAATGTCATTTTTACTATAACGCCGCAGCAAAGAGAAGATCTTGATACATATCTTGAAGAAAAGTTATGCAATCAATCAGATATAAAAACGCGCATTGAGCAAATAGACAAATTTTACATGGCAGAAGATTACCATCAGAAGTATAATATCCAGGGAAAGCGATGGATTATGGAGGCATTCTACAATGCGGGCTACAACGATAACGATATCAGAGACTCACCTACAGCTGCGATGCTAAACGCTCATGTAGCGGGACATTCAGTCGATGTTCCATTTATCAACTGA
- a CDS encoding FAD/NAD(P)-binding protein yields the protein MESFRCAIVGGGIHGVYMAGRILEETQITASELVVIDPNKKLLSTFRQRVSACGMETLRSPYVHHVGTDPFSLETYAEANHRGGELVETVHYPERPTQSLFFDHADNVISRSKLDKLHWTSKLENAQYVTNSSSESSVQLILETDDGSMMVDTCILAIGVGDQLTIPEWAANVEDIKHVWGEFNRSRRCERTIVVGGGITAGQLATTIAGRQIKNTGSETEHIQVLTKSPIEWETTEAPPPWLNWDHIERELHQYPPASQQRYNLICEVRNDGTMPPYLYDKIDSYRSDGILDLTEGNVVSARQEGDQVELRLACGDKITADRAVLATGFDSSFQIPLVDRLANSLNLERGYRGSPVLDDDTLGWHHHDKTDTPLYVTGALALCTVGPFASNIVGARRSADRIIPAIKQRLICKPS from the coding sequence ATGGAAAGTTTTCGATGTGCGATTGTCGGAGGCGGTATTCATGGTGTTTATATGGCTGGTCGAATACTCGAGGAGACACAGATTACAGCATCAGAACTTGTCGTCATTGATCCAAATAAGAAATTGCTGAGTACATTCAGACAGCGAGTTTCAGCCTGTGGGATGGAGACACTTCGATCACCATATGTCCATCACGTCGGAACAGATCCGTTCTCATTAGAGACTTACGCAGAAGCAAATCACCGCGGAGGAGAACTTGTGGAGACCGTTCATTATCCTGAGCGTCCAACACAGTCATTATTTTTTGACCACGCTGACAATGTTATTAGCCGGTCGAAACTTGACAAATTACATTGGACTTCTAAGCTTGAAAATGCACAGTATGTCACTAATTCGTCGAGCGAATCTAGTGTCCAACTTATTCTTGAGACTGATGATGGTTCCATGATGGTTGATACGTGCATTCTCGCCATTGGAGTTGGCGATCAGCTAACAATTCCTGAATGGGCTGCCAACGTTGAAGATATTAAGCATGTTTGGGGGGAGTTTAATCGATCGAGACGCTGTGAGCGGACGATTGTTGTAGGAGGTGGAATCACTGCTGGACAATTAGCAACAACCATTGCTGGCAGACAAATTAAAAATACCGGGTCAGAAACAGAACACATCCAAGTTCTTACTAAATCACCAATTGAGTGGGAAACCACTGAAGCACCTCCCCCATGGCTCAACTGGGATCACATCGAACGAGAACTTCATCAGTATCCGCCGGCGTCACAACAGCGGTATAACCTGATATGTGAGGTAAGAAATGACGGAACAATGCCTCCATACCTATATGATAAAATTGACAGCTATCGGTCGGATGGTATTCTTGATCTTACGGAAGGGAATGTTGTATCAGCACGGCAGGAGGGTGATCAAGTCGAGCTTAGACTTGCCTGCGGTGACAAAATAACTGCAGACCGGGCTGTTCTTGCTACAGGGTTTGATTCTTCATTTCAGATTCCATTAGTTGACCGGCTTGCAAATTCGTTAAACTTGGAGCGGGGTTATCGGGGGTCTCCTGTCCTTGATGATGATACGCTTGGGTGGCACCACCATGATAAAACAGATACACCGTTGTATGTGACGGGGGCATTAGCGCTGTGTACTGTTGGGCCATTCGCATCAAATATTGTTGGTGCTCGTCGGAGTGCTGACCGTATTATTCCTGCAATTAAACAGAGACTAATATGTAAACCATCTTAG
- a CDS encoding GTP-binding protein: MSEQTIPITVLSGILGAGKTTTVNHLLSTAADRDIGVLVNDMGEVNVDADLVAESSDISEEDEELIELSNGCICCELRGDLLEAIDRLTSEKKFDAVVVESTGVAEPLPVAQTLTLGFDGIEDMDSTDFHEETGVEPLEHCYLDTTVTVVDAHQFSDAMSSNAVLDDDGTDKHLGDLLVEQVEFCDVLVLNKCDLVDDEELDKIESLLETLQPRAEIVRTTHGKVNPDLLVDTELFDFEEASQSAGWMKELREPHESAEEEHGVTSFVFESDRPFHPSRFATFLDEFPDRVVRSKGHVWLAGRDDRAIELHVAGQSIRIAPGVQWVASLPLEEQQRVFEKYPELKEEWEEPYGDRHTRLVLIGASIDHDEIRTDLHKCVLDDEEMNSNWSTLDDPLPEFNIPEGDENTDSDSDDESTEVGIAE; this comes from the coding sequence GTGAGCGAACAAACAATACCAATTACAGTTCTATCCGGTATACTCGGAGCTGGAAAAACCACAACTGTAAATCATCTGCTTAGTACTGCCGCTGATCGCGATATCGGCGTTTTAGTTAACGATATGGGTGAGGTGAATGTCGATGCTGACCTCGTTGCTGAGTCATCAGATATTTCTGAAGAAGACGAAGAGTTAATTGAACTCTCAAATGGCTGTATCTGCTGTGAACTTCGAGGTGATTTGCTTGAGGCAATTGATCGGCTGACATCCGAAAAAAAGTTTGACGCTGTTGTGGTGGAGTCAACTGGCGTAGCAGAACCGCTTCCAGTCGCACAAACTCTAACCCTCGGATTTGATGGGATTGAGGATATGGATTCAACAGATTTCCACGAAGAGACGGGGGTTGAACCACTTGAGCACTGCTACCTTGACACAACTGTCACAGTCGTTGATGCACATCAATTCTCTGATGCAATGTCATCTAATGCGGTGCTTGATGATGATGGGACCGACAAGCACCTCGGAGATTTACTTGTTGAGCAGGTCGAGTTCTGCGATGTACTCGTACTAAATAAGTGCGATCTAGTTGATGACGAAGAACTTGATAAAATCGAATCCCTGCTTGAGACTCTCCAGCCACGGGCAGAGATTGTCCGAACCACGCACGGTAAAGTTAATCCAGACTTGCTGGTAGACACTGAACTATTCGACTTTGAGGAAGCCAGTCAGTCAGCTGGATGGATGAAGGAGCTTCGAGAACCACATGAGAGTGCAGAAGAAGAGCACGGTGTTACTTCATTCGTGTTCGAGTCTGACCGGCCATTCCACCCTAGTCGCTTTGCCACGTTCCTCGATGAGTTCCCTGACCGAGTCGTTCGATCAAAAGGTCATGTCTGGCTTGCTGGACGTGACGACCGTGCCATTGAACTTCATGTTGCAGGCCAGTCGATTCGAATAGCTCCCGGAGTACAGTGGGTAGCGAGCTTGCCGCTGGAAGAACAGCAGAGAGTCTTCGAGAAATATCCTGAGCTCAAAGAGGAGTGGGAAGAGCCGTATGGAGATCGTCATACCCGACTTGTGCTAATCGGGGCGTCAATCGATCACGATGAAATTCGCACTGACTTACATAAGTGTGTTCTTGATGACGAAGAGATGAACAGCAACTGGTCAACACTTGACGATCCTCTTCCCGAATTTAACATACCTGAGGGCGATGAAAACACTGATTCCGACTCGGATGATGAATCTACAGAAGTCGGAATTGCTGAATAG
- a CDS encoding amidohydrolase family protein: protein MKEITGTILAGKSFDPIRGRVIINDGRIEAVERANTESTDIILPAFVNAHTHLGDSVAKEAAVGKSLEEAVAPPDSLKHQQLAGADQSDLVSAMRRTLQFMEQTGTVSCLDFRESGIPGARALREAAEPLSIDPFIFGSGDSSVLDIADGYGASGAKDDDFTKERAACRDRDVLFAIHAGEPDATDIHPALDLEPDLLIHMVHAKQEHLTRVAEQSVPVTVCPRANAVLDVGTPPVRDLLDHTTVALGSDNVMLNPPSMFREMAYTAKQFDVTAREVLQMATSAGAEIVDHDVGVIAPGKRAALTILDGDSNNLVNSADPVQAVVRRATGLDIKRVILN from the coding sequence ATGAAAGAAATCACGGGGACGATTCTCGCTGGGAAATCCTTTGATCCAATCCGCGGTCGTGTTATTATTAACGACGGTCGGATTGAGGCAGTTGAAAGGGCAAATACAGAATCAACGGATATTATCCTACCAGCATTTGTCAACGCACATACCCACCTTGGAGATTCTGTTGCTAAAGAAGCAGCTGTCGGAAAGTCACTTGAGGAAGCAGTAGCCCCTCCAGATAGTCTAAAACATCAACAATTAGCAGGTGCTGATCAATCTGATCTTGTATCGGCGATGCGCCGAACACTCCAGTTTATGGAACAGACTGGTACTGTCTCTTGTCTGGACTTTCGAGAGTCTGGCATCCCTGGCGCCCGTGCACTTCGTGAAGCGGCTGAACCCCTATCGATTGACCCATTTATTTTTGGAAGTGGAGATTCGTCCGTTCTTGATATTGCCGACGGGTATGGCGCTTCAGGAGCAAAGGACGATGATTTTACCAAAGAACGTGCTGCTTGTCGAGACCGTGACGTTCTGTTTGCGATCCACGCTGGAGAGCCAGATGCAACCGACATACATCCAGCGCTTGATCTAGAACCGGATTTATTGATCCACATGGTGCACGCAAAGCAGGAGCATCTTACTCGAGTTGCTGAGCAGTCAGTGCCAGTTACAGTATGTCCTCGTGCGAATGCTGTCCTCGATGTTGGAACGCCTCCAGTACGGGACTTACTCGATCACACAACTGTTGCACTCGGGAGCGATAATGTAATGCTTAATCCGCCGTCAATGTTCCGCGAAATGGCATATACGGCAAAACAATTTGATGTCACCGCTCGTGAGGTGCTTCAAATGGCGACTTCGGCTGGTGCTGAGATCGTCGATCATGATGTTGGTGTAATTGCCCCCGGTAAACGAGCAGCACTTACTATCCTTGATGGAGACTCTAACAATCTGGTTAATTCGGCTGACCCAGTCCAAGCAGTTGTTCGACGTGCAACAGGACTGGATATCAAACGCGTGATTTTGAATTGA
- a CDS encoding AbrB/MazE/SpoVT family DNA-binding domain-containing protein, which translates to MSQMECYPKIRQRGVVTIPEEVRDGLNLEEGDQLKLTVEKLD; encoded by the coding sequence ATGAGTCAGATGGAATGTTACCCGAAGATACGACAGCGCGGTGTCGTTACAATCCCAGAAGAAGTCCGAGACGGGCTTAATCTCGAAGAAGGCGACCAACTGAAACTCACCGTCGAAAAACTCGACTGA
- a CDS encoding NAD(P)-dependent alcohol dehydrogenase produces MKTDAAVIYEEGGPFTIESVEIEPPQDDEILVEIAGVGFCHTDVLARDQHTPTRLPAVLGHEGAGVVQEVGDAVTSIEPGDSVVLSFDYDDQCPNCNQGDVAYCEGFFPHNFIGRRPSDGSSPLSKGDETISGRFFGQSSFAQHAIATERNAVKVPDDAPLELLGPLGCGIQTGAGGVINALNAQAGSSIVIFGAGSVGLSGLLGANVKGCSEKVVVDIQQSRLEKAEQLGATNVINPNKVDDVGEAIREYLDGGVDYSLEATGDPSVLRQAVDVLQQGGTCGVAGAPPVGTEVSLEVNTILAGREIRGITIGDAHPKEFIPDLIDLYQDGQFPFDELITLYDFENIEQAVEDQKSGEVIKPVLTM; encoded by the coding sequence ATGAAAACCGACGCAGCAGTAATCTATGAAGAAGGCGGACCGTTTACGATTGAATCTGTAGAAATAGAACCGCCACAAGATGACGAGATTCTCGTAGAAATTGCTGGGGTTGGGTTCTGTCACACTGATGTCTTGGCTCGAGATCAGCACACTCCTACCCGTCTGCCAGCAGTACTCGGGCATGAGGGGGCTGGCGTTGTTCAAGAAGTTGGAGATGCAGTGACTTCCATTGAGCCGGGCGACTCAGTTGTGCTATCGTTTGATTATGATGATCAATGTCCGAACTGTAATCAAGGGGATGTTGCCTACTGTGAGGGATTTTTCCCACATAACTTCATTGGTCGTCGACCTAGTGATGGGAGCTCTCCACTGTCTAAAGGCGATGAAACTATTAGTGGGCGGTTTTTCGGACAGTCATCATTCGCACAACATGCAATTGCTACCGAACGAAATGCCGTGAAAGTCCCGGACGATGCCCCATTGGAATTACTTGGTCCGCTCGGGTGTGGGATACAGACTGGTGCTGGCGGCGTAATTAATGCATTGAATGCTCAAGCAGGCTCGTCGATTGTCATCTTTGGAGCTGGTTCTGTAGGTCTCAGTGGACTTCTTGGCGCCAACGTGAAGGGTTGTAGTGAAAAGGTTGTAGTTGATATACAACAGTCCCGACTTGAAAAAGCAGAACAACTTGGGGCAACAAACGTCATTAACCCTAACAAGGTAGATGATGTTGGAGAAGCGATTCGAGAATATCTTGATGGTGGAGTAGATTACAGCTTGGAAGCTACTGGGGATCCCTCTGTGCTGCGACAAGCTGTGGATGTACTTCAACAAGGAGGTACCTGTGGTGTTGCTGGTGCCCCGCCGGTAGGCACCGAAGTTTCATTGGAAGTCAATACAATTCTCGCTGGTCGAGAGATCCGTGGGATTACTATTGGAGATGCACATCCGAAGGAATTTATCCCAGACTTAATTGACCTCTACCAAGACGGTCAGTTCCCATTCGATGAACTCATAACGCTATACGACTTTGAGAATATCGAACAGGCTGTCGAAGATCAAAAAAGTGGAGAAGTTATCAAACCAGTTCTGACAATGTAG